One uncultured Carboxylicivirga sp. genomic window, AAGAATTAAAGATGTTAGCATCATGCTCATTGATGATGCGGAAAAGTTAGTACCCATTAAACCAATATGCCAAGCTTTAGAAGTTAATTACTCAAGTCAGTTAGAAAAAATCAAGAGTGATGAAATATTAGGTTCAACTGTACCGCTCAGGGGTATAGTTGCTGCCGATGGGAAAGAACGAGAGATGGCATGTATTCCTTTTAAGCTTGTATTCGGTTGGCTATTTACAATTAATCCCAAGAATGTCAAGGCTGAGGCTAAAGAGCAAATCATTAAGTATAGGCTGGAATGCTACAATGCCCTTTTCAATTATTTCACCGACCAGGGAGAGTTTTTAGAGCAAAAGCAAAAGGCTTTGGAAAAGCAGTTAGAAGAAGTGGAACGAATACGAAATGATTATAGCGACCAAAAGAAGCTGCTCAATGACGCACGAAAGACACTTAATGATATAAAGGAGTTGACTTTTGAAGAATGGCAAATGAATAAACGACAATTATCACTGGACTTTCCAAACTAAAATACATGACAGCATTAGCACCGAATACGTTATCGAAGTTATATTATTTCGATAACCGCATAAAGAGTTTCTATGAAAAAAACGGCTACACCAACATTCCGTTTGATGGCAAAAAAATTCAAAAAATGATTGAAGATTCACAGCTGGAGCTGAATGCTCTCTT contains:
- a CDS encoding phage antirepressor N-terminal domain-containing protein, with translation MKTKTVARIKDVSIMLIDDAEKLVPIKPICQALEVNYSSQLEKIKSDEILGSTVPLRGIVAADGKEREMACIPFKLVFGWLFTINPKNVKAEAKEQIIKYRLECYNALFNYFTDQGEFLEQKQKALEKQLEEVERIRNDYSDQKKLLNDARKTLNDIKELTFEEWQMNKRQLSLDFPN